A stretch of the Streptomyces sp. NBC_01428 genome encodes the following:
- a CDS encoding acyltransferase family protein, whose protein sequence is MSRSTERDRYVDFLRAWAIVLVVLGHWVITALVRSSDGGITAPELLATLPWTQWLTLGFQIMPLFFLAGGHAAGGSWARARLAGGTAAGWVGGRALRLLIPAGAYSVLVLCSVGICSAVGVDADTLALVGWAMAMQFWFLPVYLVLSASTPALHFLHRRWGLRVPTAMAAVALAADVFVVTAHTPYVGLLNYVLVWGVAYQLGFCWQDGLLTGRRLLAPAMAGCGALAFSVLIVFGPFPVSLILVTGQDPSNINPPSAAMLAWVVAQTGLCLVAAPALRRLLARERVWRVVGPVGGASMTLYLWHMLPVLVVAAAFYLTGLAPEPALGSAAWWALRVPWLLVLGAVLAGVVVALRPLERGLTLLHERTRPSAAPDRPWLLWPGLAVTVLALSRFAVRGFAPDGRFPVLPALGLLVGTALVMATGWQSRATPAPEDPKDSRDRLEEAA, encoded by the coding sequence ATGAGCAGAAGCACGGAACGGGACCGGTACGTCGACTTCCTGCGGGCGTGGGCGATCGTCCTGGTGGTGCTCGGGCACTGGGTCATCACCGCGCTCGTCCGGTCGTCCGACGGCGGGATCACCGCTCCGGAGCTGCTCGCCACCCTGCCCTGGACCCAGTGGCTGACGCTGGGGTTCCAGATCATGCCGCTGTTCTTCCTGGCCGGGGGCCACGCGGCGGGCGGCTCCTGGGCGCGGGCGCGCCTGGCGGGCGGGACCGCCGCGGGATGGGTGGGCGGCCGGGCGCTGCGGCTGCTGATTCCGGCAGGGGCGTACAGCGTGCTGGTGCTCTGCTCGGTCGGGATCTGCTCGGCGGTGGGCGTGGACGCCGACACCCTCGCGCTCGTCGGCTGGGCGATGGCCATGCAGTTCTGGTTCCTGCCCGTCTATCTCGTGCTCAGTGCGTCGACCCCCGCCCTGCACTTCCTGCACCGGCGTTGGGGGCTGCGCGTCCCCACCGCCATGGCGGCGGTCGCACTGGCCGCGGACGTGTTCGTGGTCACGGCCCACACCCCGTACGTGGGACTGCTCAACTACGTTCTGGTGTGGGGCGTCGCCTATCAGCTCGGATTCTGCTGGCAGGACGGCCTGTTGACGGGTCGTCGGCTCTTGGCGCCGGCCATGGCCGGGTGTGGCGCGCTGGCCTTCAGTGTGCTGATCGTGTTCGGGCCGTTCCCGGTGAGCCTCATCCTGGTGACGGGCCAGGACCCCAGCAACATCAACCCTCCCTCGGCGGCGATGCTGGCCTGGGTGGTGGCCCAGACCGGCCTGTGCCTGGTCGCCGCCCCGGCGCTGCGGCGACTGCTGGCCCGCGAGCGGGTGTGGCGCGTCGTGGGTCCCGTCGGCGGCGCCAGTATGACCCTGTACTTGTGGCACATGCTGCCGGTGCTGGTGGTGGCCGCCGCCTTCTATCTCACCGGTCTCGCACCCGAGCCCGCTCTCGGCTCGGCGGCCTGGTGGGCGCTGCGGGTGCCGTGGCTGCTGGTGCTCGGCGCGGTGCTTGCCGGTGTGGTGGTGGCGCTGCGTCCGCTGGAGCGCGGGCTGACCCTGCTCCACGAGCGGACCCGCCCGAGCGCCGCGCCCGACCGCCCCTGGCTCCTGTGGCCGGGCCTGGCGGTGACCGTGCTCGCGCTGTCCCGGTTCGCCGTGCGGGGCTTCGCCCCCGACGGCCGCTTCCCGGTCCTGCCCGCGCTGGGTCTTCTCGTGGGCACCGCCCTGGTGATGGCGACCGGGTGGCAGTCACGAGCTACCCCGGCCCCCGAGGACCCCAAGGACTCCAGGGACCGCCTGGAGGAGGCGGCCTGA
- a CDS encoding beta-1,3-glucanase family protein, which translates to MTPRHQRDLSRRKMLFALGGAAVAVPAIAAVAPYALADTTDASTKAAAGSLPLTIVNNSGSFDNASVHVYVVGNQDGRQVRVTQDGTLAPISLADNGADGFTDYALTLSGTGETQLSLPHMSGRIYVSLGEKLKFKAVADGDGNAALQYPAGWVTSDPNYAVLHDCAEFTYNSAGMFCNTTMVDMFSVPMSIRLNGDKEQTTGTVRDGGRAAAFAAVKGIEDFAPLVVDDVRIIAPGHGLDAGLFAKDYFAPYIDEVWSTYTGKDLTVTTNAGAFTGRVRADKFTFDGPAAVSFSKPSTRDVLFCDGNLAAPNDGTTGPVAAVLGAGFNRSTLLSNPAQPTTSAADFYRTDLTNHYAKAVHAATEDGKAYGFAFDDVADFASYIQDTAPTAIRLTLTAF; encoded by the coding sequence ATGACGCCTCGTCACCAGCGTGATCTCTCCCGCCGCAAGATGCTCTTCGCCCTCGGCGGCGCCGCCGTGGCCGTCCCCGCGATCGCGGCCGTCGCGCCGTACGCCCTGGCCGACACGACGGACGCCTCCACCAAGGCCGCCGCGGGATCGCTGCCGCTGACGATCGTCAACAACAGCGGCTCCTTCGACAACGCGTCCGTGCACGTCTACGTCGTCGGCAACCAGGACGGCCGGCAGGTCCGCGTCACCCAGGACGGCACCCTCGCGCCGATATCCCTCGCGGACAACGGCGCCGACGGGTTCACGGACTACGCGCTCACACTGTCCGGCACCGGGGAGACGCAGCTCAGCCTCCCGCACATGTCCGGCCGCATCTACGTGTCGCTCGGAGAAAAGCTGAAGTTCAAGGCCGTCGCGGACGGCGACGGCAACGCGGCGCTCCAGTACCCCGCCGGCTGGGTCACCTCGGACCCCAACTACGCGGTGCTGCACGACTGCGCCGAGTTCACCTACAACTCCGCGGGCATGTTCTGCAACACGACCATGGTCGACATGTTCAGTGTGCCCATGAGCATCCGCCTGAACGGGGACAAGGAGCAGACCACCGGCACGGTCCGCGACGGCGGACGTGCGGCCGCCTTCGCCGCGGTGAAGGGCATCGAGGACTTCGCCCCGCTGGTCGTGGATGACGTCCGCATCATCGCCCCCGGCCATGGTCTCGACGCCGGTCTGTTCGCGAAGGACTACTTCGCCCCGTACATCGACGAGGTGTGGAGCACCTACACCGGCAAGGACCTGACCGTCACCACCAACGCGGGCGCGTTCACCGGACGGGTACGCGCCGACAAGTTCACCTTCGACGGGCCCGCCGCCGTCTCTTTCAGCAAGCCCTCCACCCGTGACGTCCTGTTCTGCGACGGCAACCTCGCCGCTCCCAACGACGGAACCACGGGCCCGGTGGCCGCGGTGCTCGGTGCGGGCTTCAACCGCTCGACCCTGCTCAGCAACCCGGCCCAACCGACCACCTCCGCTGCCGACTTCTACCGGACCGACCTCACCAACCACTACGCGAAGGCCGTCCACGCGGCGACCGAGGACGGCAAGGCCTACGGCTTCGCCTTCGACGACGTGGCCGACTTCGCCTCCTACATCCAGGACACCGCCCCCACGGCGATCCGCCTGACGCTGACGGCGTTCTAG
- a CDS encoding class I SAM-dependent methyltransferase, translating into MSERAASRTAVLVCQGRAAADGRAGTARFADPVAVRLLRAEERTAVEQVRADTPPTGWRERTAYESVRACAEVVVPRTVAIDEALRAHVGDQLVILGAGLDTRAWRLSQLARTDVWEVDHPASQQDKQDRLPAEQAAAARSVRFTPVDFALDDLGTALDGAGHDPSAPTTWLWEGVVPYLTRDEVRATVAALAARAAPGSALVVNYQSPSTRAAAGRLLTRFLGSSITSGEPWRSLWRPEQLATLLDEYGLSVVSDDNLLDLAHTHGIPTQGRTSLRSGRVAVAESR; encoded by the coding sequence ATGAGTGAGCGCGCGGCCAGCAGGACGGCGGTGCTCGTCTGCCAGGGGCGGGCGGCGGCCGACGGGAGAGCCGGGACGGCTCGGTTCGCGGATCCGGTGGCGGTACGGCTGCTGCGGGCCGAGGAACGCACCGCCGTGGAGCAGGTACGCGCGGACACTCCGCCGACGGGCTGGCGGGAACGCACCGCGTACGAGAGTGTGCGGGCCTGCGCCGAGGTGGTCGTGCCCCGCACGGTGGCGATCGACGAGGCGCTGCGCGCACACGTGGGGGACCAGCTCGTGATCCTCGGCGCCGGTCTGGACACACGGGCCTGGCGTCTGTCCCAGCTCGCACGGACCGATGTCTGGGAGGTCGACCATCCGGCCTCCCAGCAGGACAAGCAGGACCGCCTGCCCGCCGAACAGGCGGCCGCGGCCCGTTCCGTGCGCTTCACGCCGGTCGATTTCGCGCTCGATGACCTCGGGACGGCCCTCGACGGCGCCGGCCACGACCCGTCGGCCCCGACGACATGGCTGTGGGAGGGCGTGGTCCCGTACCTCACACGCGACGAGGTACGCGCCACCGTGGCCGCCCTCGCCGCCCGGGCGGCCCCTGGCAGCGCACTCGTCGTCAACTACCAGAGCCCGTCGACGAGAGCGGCCGCAGGCCGGCTCCTGACCCGCTTCCTCGGCAGTTCCATCACCTCCGGCGAGCCGTGGCGCTCGCTGTGGCGACCGGAGCAACTGGCCACGCTGCTCGACGAGTACGGCCTGAGCGTGGTGTCCGACGACAACCTCCTCGACCTCGCCCACACCCACGGCATCCCGACCCAAGGGCGGACGTCCCTGCGGTCGGGCCGTGTCGCCGTCGCCGAGAGCCGGTGA
- a CDS encoding winged helix DNA-binding domain-containing protein, with protein MTPTARQLALATLDRQLLLERQRLDVADAVRRVCALQAQTPASPYVALWNRLEGFRPEDLDAAFADRRIVKATLLRITLHAVHAEDYDAFRAAMLSTLRASRLYDRRFTATGLTADDADALLAELADYLRMPRTGAEVESHLKERFGEHAHRMWWALRTFAPVHHVPTDGPWSFKQPNTYRAARIARAAPQDPDEGVQRLLLSYLRAFGPASAQDFARFTLLTRPVISRALQQLSDRLVRLPGPGRAALFDLDGATLPDEDTPAPPRLLPMWDSTLLSHAVPGRLMPLEYRPLVVRRNGDVLPCLLVDGEVAGVWRATDGGLELTAFRTIGKAAWRGLTEEAERLTAFLADRDPTVYRRYGHWWDKGFSAVQGHGTTVRVTP; from the coding sequence GTGACTCCGACCGCGCGGCAGCTCGCCCTGGCCACCCTGGACCGTCAGCTCCTGCTCGAACGGCAGCGCCTCGACGTCGCCGACGCGGTGCGCCGGGTCTGCGCACTGCAGGCGCAGACTCCGGCATCGCCCTATGTGGCGCTGTGGAACCGCCTGGAGGGCTTCAGACCCGAGGACCTCGACGCGGCGTTCGCGGATCGCCGGATCGTGAAGGCGACTCTCCTGCGGATCACCCTGCACGCCGTTCACGCCGAGGACTACGACGCCTTCCGGGCCGCCATGCTGAGCACCCTGCGTGCCTCCCGGCTGTACGACCGTCGCTTCACCGCGACAGGACTGACAGCGGACGACGCCGACGCGCTGCTCGCGGAACTTGCCGACTACCTGCGGATGCCCCGCACCGGTGCGGAGGTGGAGAGCCACCTGAAGGAGCGGTTCGGCGAACACGCGCACCGCATGTGGTGGGCACTGCGCACGTTCGCGCCCGTCCACCACGTACCGACGGACGGTCCCTGGTCGTTCAAGCAGCCGAACACCTACCGCGCCGCCCGGATCGCCAGAGCCGCACCGCAGGATCCGGACGAGGGAGTCCAGCGGTTGCTGCTCTCCTACCTGCGGGCCTTCGGCCCCGCCTCCGCGCAGGACTTCGCCCGCTTCACCCTGCTGACACGCCCCGTGATCTCCCGGGCTCTGCAGCAGCTCTCCGACCGGTTGGTGCGGCTCCCCGGCCCCGGCCGCGCGGCCCTGTTCGACCTGGACGGCGCCACCCTGCCGGACGAGGACACGCCGGCCCCGCCGCGCCTGCTGCCGATGTGGGACAGCACGCTCCTGTCCCACGCCGTACCCGGGCGGCTCATGCCCCTGGAGTACCGCCCCCTGGTCGTGCGGCGCAACGGCGACGTACTGCCCTGCCTGCTCGTCGACGGCGAGGTCGCCGGAGTGTGGCGGGCGACCGACGGAGGACTGGAACTGACCGCCTTCCGAACCATCGGCAAGGCCGCGTGGCGCGGTCTGACGGAGGAGGCCGAGCGGCTGACGGCCTTCCTCGCCGACCGCGATCCGACGGTCTACCGACGGTACGGACACTGGTGGGACAAGGGCTTCTCCGCGGTCCAGGGCCACGGAACGACGGTAAGGGTGACGCCATGA